A section of the Stenotrophomonas sp. 364 genome encodes:
- a CDS encoding MnmC family methyltransferase — translation MPHYTGPLLTRPLAEALTRARDSGANEWTGSLDLGLSTGTATLAADHWLWKGERYDYPGKTKDRTLYYWDGEEFLAVSRFGSALIKLVPTEWDAPTFEIDGIKMLPSAQVSPFEDARRKVALIAPAGKTVLDTCGGLGYFAACCLEGGVTRIQSFEKNPDVLWLRMLNPWSPDPEAASSGGRLSLTHADVSQAIEALESSSVDAILHDPPRFGIAGELYSQVFYDQLARVIRKGGRMFHYTGAPNKLTSGRDVPREVAKRLEKAGFKADLAMDGVLAVRR, via the coding sequence GTGCCCCATTACACCGGCCCCCTGCTGACCCGCCCGCTTGCCGAAGCCCTCACCCGCGCCCGCGACAGCGGCGCGAACGAATGGACCGGCTCGCTCGACCTCGGCCTGTCCACCGGCACCGCCACGCTGGCTGCCGACCACTGGCTGTGGAAGGGCGAGCGCTACGACTACCCGGGCAAAACCAAAGACCGCACCCTGTATTACTGGGATGGCGAAGAATTCCTGGCGGTGTCGCGCTTCGGCTCGGCGCTGATCAAACTGGTGCCCACCGAGTGGGATGCTCCCACTTTCGAGATCGACGGCATCAAGATGCTGCCCAGCGCGCAGGTGTCGCCGTTTGAAGACGCGCGGCGCAAGGTGGCGCTGATTGCCCCGGCCGGCAAGACCGTGCTCGATACCTGCGGCGGGCTCGGCTACTTCGCGGCGTGCTGCCTGGAAGGGGGCGTCACCCGCATCCAGTCGTTCGAGAAGAACCCGGACGTCCTGTGGCTGCGCATGCTCAACCCATGGTCGCCCGACCCGGAGGCGGCCAGCAGCGGCGGGCGCCTGTCGCTGACCCATGCCGACGTGTCACAGGCCATTGAAGCGCTCGAATCCAGTTCGGTCGACGCCATCCTGCACGACCCACCGCGTTTCGGCATTGCCGGCGAGCTGTATTCGCAGGTGTTCTACGACCAGTTGGCGCGGGTGATACGCAAGGGCGGGCGCATGTTCCACTACACCGGCGCGCCGAACAAACTCACCAGCGGCCGCGATGTGCCGCGTGAAGTGGCCAAGCGCCTGGAGAAGGCCGGTTTCAAGGCCGACCTGGCCATGGACGGCGTGCTCGCGGTTCGCCGCTGA
- a CDS encoding serine hydrolase domain-containing protein produces the protein MVSIRRASPAATVLPHRHILLRGALATTLSLLLALPAFAADRHDTAIDGALTAGLRPSVVPASDPLPRWSLQARMAHYHVPGVAIAVLRDGKLVHSAGYGLRQAGSRDAVNADTLFSVGSVSKVITAATTLRLVADGSLALDQDISRYLRSWKIPATPTTPTPQVSLRMLMSHTAGLGVHGFADYLPGEPLPTLLQTLDGIAPAKNTPVRLIHAPGERGDYSGGGVMVEQQVLEDASGQPLDALARTQVFAPLHMQRSRFTTPPDTLDNIAKAHDGDGAPTALPRGWQTFPEAGASGLWTSANDLAALVAALTNSYRAPGGFLPQPIAIDMMTKVSPSWHGLGPRLDGSGATRIFHHGGSNDSYRAWIEGYLDSGDGLVILTNGENGAELTTEIRNALSDALGRGVNPPVRPIALDLRAPAYADYAGVFEQDRSVPMAHRRALADIFDIPALQVKVADGQVRVGVAGRPQDGHVLPLAPNRFVSPDIDGLQIEFHRDAWGKVNALSVVHGEARAYYVRK, from the coding sequence ATGGTTTCGATCCGTCGCGCTTCCCCTGCCGCCACCGTCCTGCCGCACCGCCATATCCTGCTGCGCGGCGCGCTGGCCACCACGCTTTCACTGCTGCTGGCCCTGCCCGCCTTCGCCGCCGACCGCCACGACACCGCCATCGACGGCGCACTGACCGCCGGCCTGCGCCCCAGCGTGGTGCCCGCCAGCGACCCGCTGCCGCGCTGGTCGCTGCAGGCGCGCATGGCTCACTACCACGTGCCCGGTGTCGCCATTGCGGTGCTGCGTGATGGCAAGCTGGTGCACAGCGCCGGCTACGGCCTGCGCCAGGCCGGTAGCCGCGATGCCGTGAACGCGGACACGTTGTTCTCGGTGGGCTCGGTCAGCAAGGTCATCACCGCGGCCACCACGCTGCGGCTCGTAGCCGATGGCAGCCTCGCGCTGGACCAGGACATCAGCCGCTACCTGCGCAGCTGGAAGATACCGGCGACGCCCACCACCCCGACCCCGCAGGTGAGCCTGCGCATGCTGATGTCGCACACCGCCGGGCTGGGCGTGCACGGCTTTGCCGACTACCTGCCGGGCGAACCACTGCCCACGCTGCTGCAAACGCTGGACGGCATCGCCCCGGCGAAGAACACACCGGTGCGCCTGATCCACGCCCCCGGCGAGCGCGGCGACTATTCCGGCGGCGGGGTGATGGTGGAACAGCAGGTGCTTGAAGATGCCAGCGGCCAGCCGCTGGACGCACTGGCCCGCACGCAGGTGTTCGCACCGCTGCACATGCAGCGCAGCCGCTTCACCACCCCGCCGGACACCCTCGACAACATCGCCAAGGCCCACGACGGCGACGGCGCCCCCACCGCCCTGCCGCGCGGCTGGCAGACGTTCCCCGAAGCCGGCGCGTCAGGCCTGTGGACCAGCGCCAATGACCTGGCCGCCTTGGTGGCGGCGCTGACCAACAGCTATCGCGCGCCAGGCGGCTTCCTGCCGCAGCCGATCGCCATCGACATGATGACCAAGGTATCGCCGAGCTGGCATGGCCTGGGCCCGCGCCTGGACGGCAGCGGCGCCACCCGCATCTTCCACCACGGCGGCTCCAACGACAGCTACCGCGCCTGGATCGAAGGCTATCTGGACAGCGGCGACGGCCTGGTCATCCTCACCAATGGCGAGAACGGCGCCGAGCTCACCACCGAGATCCGCAATGCCCTGTCCGACGCACTGGGCCGTGGTGTGAACCCGCCCGTCCGCCCTATCGCGCTGGACCTGCGCGCACCCGCCTATGCCGACTACGCCGGCGTGTTCGAGCAGGACCGCAGCGTGCCCATGGCACACCGCCGCGCCCTGGCCGACATCTTCGACATTCCGGCATTGCAGGTGAAGGTGGCCGACGGACAGGTGCGCGTGGGCGTTGCCGGGCGGCCGCAGGACGGGCACGTACTGCCGCTTGCCCCCAACCGCTTCGTGTCACCGGATATCGACGGACTGCAGATCGAGTTCCACCGCGATGCGTGGGGCAAGGTCAACGCGTTGAGCGTGGTGCATGGCGAGGCACGCGCGTACTACGTGCGCAAGTGA
- a CDS encoding YncE family protein yields MYPRSLLRSAALALAVTLSLGTPSAFAVGKATPAAETAAAVLRKPVAQGLYELAYSPTVDVVYVASSGGFGDAAGPAQLLLLDPNTLDLEAQIPLERKAFGLVLDDANHRLYIGNTVDTSVTVVDTNTHKVVGIVQLMEKKVGKDGKAAYTHDLRELVVDGAANRLYVTGHSSDGSVLFVVDTQSLKVLNTIPGLGNAKAPGLALDAKGKRVYTSNLLAEVVTVGTDSGKVEQRFKVSAEQPMNIALEPSGKRLYVTDQGSEMIRKYQASSSGFTSTHPGQRVLVLDRTTGKELASIPTDAGPLGILLDAKRKRLYVTNREAGTVTSYNSDTYKPLRTYSVPTHPNSLALDAKKNVLYVTVKNGDNEAKGSRESVARIQLD; encoded by the coding sequence ATGTACCCTCGTTCCCTTCTCCGTTCGGCCGCGCTGGCCCTCGCCGTCACCCTGTCCCTTGGCACCCCCTCGGCATTCGCCGTGGGCAAGGCCACCCCGGCTGCCGAAACCGCAGCCGCCGTGCTGCGCAAGCCCGTTGCCCAGGGCCTGTATGAGCTGGCCTACAGCCCCACGGTAGACGTGGTGTACGTGGCCTCGTCCGGTGGCTTCGGCGATGCCGCTGGCCCGGCGCAGCTGTTGCTGCTGGACCCCAACACCCTCGACCTTGAAGCGCAGATCCCGCTGGAGCGTAAAGCCTTCGGCCTGGTGCTGGACGACGCCAACCACCGCCTGTACATCGGCAACACCGTGGACACCTCGGTCACCGTGGTGGATACCAACACCCACAAGGTGGTGGGCATCGTGCAGCTGATGGAAAAGAAGGTGGGCAAGGACGGCAAGGCCGCCTACACCCATGACCTGCGCGAGCTGGTGGTCGATGGCGCGGCCAACCGCCTGTATGTCACCGGCCACTCCAGCGACGGCAGCGTGCTGTTCGTGGTGGACACGCAGTCGCTGAAGGTGCTCAACACTATTCCGGGCCTGGGCAACGCCAAGGCACCGGGCCTGGCGCTGGATGCCAAGGGCAAGCGCGTGTACACCTCCAACCTGCTGGCCGAAGTGGTCACCGTGGGCACCGACAGCGGCAAGGTGGAGCAGCGCTTCAAGGTGAGCGCCGAGCAGCCGATGAACATCGCGCTGGAGCCGTCGGGCAAGCGCCTGTACGTCACCGACCAGGGCTCGGAGATGATCCGCAAGTACCAGGCCAGCAGCTCGGGCTTCACCTCCACCCACCCGGGCCAGCGCGTACTGGTGCTGGATCGCACCACCGGCAAGGAACTGGCCAGCATCCCCACCGACGCGGGTCCGCTGGGCATCCTGCTGGATGCCAAGCGCAAGCGCCTGTACGTAACCAATCGTGAGGCGGGCACAGTGACGTCGTACAACAGCGATACGTACAAGCCGCTCAGGACCTACTCGGTGCCCACGCACCCGAACAGCCTGGCGCTGGATGCGAAGAAGAACGTGCTGTACGTGACCGTCAAGAACGGCGACAACGAGGCCAAGGGTAGCCGCGAGTCGGTGGCGCGGATTCAGCTGGACTGA
- a CDS encoding GAF domain-containing protein, producing the protein MTPPSPAPATEADRQRALDALHIVGSLPEPAYDDIVKVAAAVCGTPMALVTLIDRDRQWFKARTGLDGMQTERNVAVCDHAIRQPDRLMEIGDLAQDARFADNPVLNDIGARFYAGMPLVTEQGAAVGSVCVVDVTPRELNAVQRDALQALARLTMTLMESRSRERDQQVAAILDHAVPAEETSPDPASAYTVVILELQDLATLAQQLGERTLDRHLQQLDVALEQCLQLDRGDSLNRVTGSGEFIAVLGSAHAPDTVAAFEAVADDTLQRLGTPLLLGAASTDRGESTTAVFLRADQALSAAKQRGH; encoded by the coding sequence ATGACCCCACCCTCGCCTGCGCCCGCCACCGAAGCCGACCGCCAACGCGCCCTGGACGCCCTGCATATCGTGGGCAGCCTGCCCGAGCCGGCCTACGACGACATCGTCAAGGTGGCGGCCGCCGTATGCGGAACACCGATGGCGCTGGTCACCCTGATCGACCGTGACCGCCAGTGGTTCAAGGCGCGCACCGGGCTGGACGGGATGCAGACCGAGCGCAATGTGGCCGTATGCGACCACGCCATCCGCCAGCCCGACCGGTTGATGGAAATCGGCGACCTGGCGCAGGACGCGCGCTTCGCCGACAACCCCGTCCTGAACGACATCGGCGCACGTTTCTACGCCGGCATGCCCCTGGTCACCGAACAGGGCGCGGCGGTGGGCAGCGTGTGCGTGGTGGACGTCACCCCGCGCGAACTCAATGCCGTGCAGCGCGATGCGTTGCAGGCGCTGGCCCGGCTGACCATGACCCTGATGGAAAGCCGCAGCCGCGAACGCGACCAACAGGTGGCCGCCATCCTCGACCACGCCGTGCCAGCGGAGGAAACGTCGCCCGACCCGGCCAGCGCCTACACCGTGGTGATCCTGGAACTGCAGGATCTGGCCACGCTGGCACAGCAGCTGGGGGAGCGCACGCTGGACCGCCACCTGCAGCAACTGGACGTCGCGCTGGAGCAGTGCCTGCAGCTGGACCGCGGCGACAGCCTCAACCGGGTCACCGGCAGCGGCGAGTTCATCGCAGTGCTGGGCAGCGCCCATGCCCCGGACACCGTCGCCGCCTTTGAGGCGGTCGCGGATGACACCCTGCAACGACTCGGCACGCCCTTGCTGCTGGGCGCGGCGTCCACCGATCGCGGCGAATCCACCACCGCCGTGTTCCTGCGCGCGGACCAGGCGCTGAGCGCCGCCAAGCAGCGGGGCCACTGA
- a CDS encoding M56 family metallopeptidase — MSASATHTLLTVAVQHLWHAALLLALVLLVVQRARLSAEARSWLLCGAFALAAVSPLLVLLPREAVTVAEAAVALPTAAQSTPLPASAVPAAPASPTATLSAYVSTALQALAMIWLLGTLWGLLRLAQGIWQARRLHRAARTAPALDALLGPALPRGSCVALSDAVAGPMVVGLFAPRILVPPHLARTLSPPALRDLLLHEAAHVQRRDLWVTALQRTLLAVYWWSPCLRMLGNRLELAREMACDARAAHRSSSGRDYADSLLRGIAGMVQQRPQRAALAVGMSGSRSGLTQRVDGLLQLQRGQVSWRTRVRWSALCLAALATHVGVTVAATPRLGTPTMVAPNSDTAIRTASAQAERLLDAAADGDLPQVRQLVQAGVAVDTQLPGDGTALIAAARHGHLATVDALLALGAAPDLASRGDGNPLIAAARRGHLPVVERLVDAGADVNRIVAYDETPLINAARSGDVDTVAYLVNHGADVNLGVVADAGQWRSPLNQARNSRVRDYLIQRGAVTGRR, encoded by the coding sequence ATGAGCGCATCCGCCACCCACACCCTGCTGACCGTGGCCGTGCAGCACCTGTGGCATGCCGCGCTGTTGCTGGCCCTGGTGCTGCTGGTAGTGCAGCGCGCGCGCCTCAGCGCCGAGGCACGCTCGTGGCTGCTGTGCGGGGCCTTCGCACTGGCTGCGGTGTCGCCGCTGCTGGTGCTGCTGCCCCGCGAAGCGGTCACCGTAGCTGAGGCTGCGGTGGCCCTGCCCACTGCAGCACAGTCGACCCCACTACCGGCCTCGGCTGTGCCGGCCGCGCCAGCGTCACCCACTGCAACACTGTCCGCTTACGTATCCACCGCGCTGCAGGCATTGGCGATGATCTGGCTGCTCGGCACGCTGTGGGGACTGCTGCGCCTGGCGCAGGGCATCTGGCAGGCCCGCCGGCTGCACCGTGCCGCGCGTACTGCCCCCGCACTGGACGCCCTGCTCGGCCCGGCACTGCCGCGCGGCAGCTGCGTCGCACTTTCCGATGCAGTGGCCGGCCCGATGGTGGTGGGCCTGTTCGCGCCGCGCATCCTGGTCCCACCGCATCTGGCCCGCACGCTGTCGCCCCCGGCGCTGCGCGACCTGTTGCTGCATGAAGCCGCGCACGTGCAGCGCCGTGATCTCTGGGTAACCGCCCTGCAGCGCACTCTGCTTGCGGTGTATTGGTGGAGCCCGTGCCTGCGCATGCTGGGCAACCGGCTGGAGCTGGCCCGCGAAATGGCCTGCGATGCCCGCGCCGCACACCGCTCCAGCAGTGGCCGCGACTACGCAGATTCGCTGCTGCGCGGTATCGCCGGCATGGTGCAGCAACGCCCGCAGCGCGCCGCCTTGGCCGTGGGCATGTCGGGTAGCCGCAGTGGGCTGACGCAGCGCGTGGACGGGCTGCTGCAGTTGCAGCGTGGGCAGGTGAGCTGGCGTACCCGGGTGCGGTGGAGCGCACTGTGCCTGGCCGCGCTGGCCACCCACGTGGGCGTCACCGTCGCGGCCACCCCGCGCCTGGGCACGCCAACCATGGTGGCGCCCAACAGCGACACCGCCATACGCACCGCATCGGCACAGGCCGAGCGCCTGCTCGACGCCGCCGCAGACGGCGACCTCCCCCAGGTCCGGCAGCTGGTGCAGGCCGGCGTCGCGGTGGATACCCAACTCCCCGGTGACGGCACCGCGCTCATCGCCGCCGCGCGCCACGGGCACCTGGCCACGGTAGACGCGCTGCTCGCCCTGGGTGCCGCGCCGGACCTGGCCTCGCGTGGCGACGGCAACCCGCTGATCGCCGCCGCCCGCCGCGGCCACCTGCCCGTGGTGGAACGGCTGGTAGACGCCGGCGCCGACGTCAACCGCATCGTCGCCTACGACGAGACCCCGCTGATCAACGCCGCCCGCTCCGGCGACGTGGACACCGTGGCTTACCTGGTCAACCACGGTGCCGACGTCAACCTGGGCGTGGTGGCCGACGCCGGGCAGTGGCGCTCGCCATTGAACCAGGCGCGCAACAGCCGCGTGCGCGACTACCTGATCCAGCGCGGCGCCGTCACCGGCCGCCGCTGA
- a CDS encoding BlaI/MecI/CopY family transcriptional regulator: MARPSSPTLTDSERRILEVLWKTKEASVREVTDALSKKKPVAYTTVLTMFKVLEKKGLVTYRSEGRAFIYSAAISRSEARRQALENLLKSFFNDSPSVLAQHLIDEHNMDADELAALQKRVDDAATPGKSS, from the coding sequence ATGGCCCGCCCCAGCTCGCCCACCCTGACCGACTCCGAGCGCCGCATCCTGGAAGTGCTATGGAAGACCAAGGAAGCCTCCGTGCGCGAGGTAACCGACGCGCTGTCGAAGAAGAAGCCGGTGGCCTACACCACCGTGCTGACCATGTTCAAAGTGCTGGAAAAGAAAGGCTTGGTGACCTACCGCAGCGAAGGCCGCGCGTTCATCTACAGCGCCGCCATCAGCCGCAGCGAGGCCCGCCGCCAGGCCCTGGAAAACCTGCTCAAGTCGTTCTTCAACGACTCGCCCAGCGTGCTGGCCCAGCACCTCATCGACGAACACAACATGGACGCCGACGAACTGGCCGCCCTGCAGAAGCGTGTTGACGACGCGGCCACCCCGGGGAAATCGTCATGA
- a CDS encoding GAD-like domain-containing protein produces MISMLDDDFEYFYQRAGFGPCLDAVSPSQHQIESYRRKLPSKLLSYWDTYGFAGYGQGLFWMTDPDEYAEVLNAWIYGTRFYRQDEYSVVGRTAFGRLMVWGKRTGFSLNIHCPLGMIFPHEDSIEMSDEEADFQVETWLSGMQKSMLDLPDVDERPLFERCLSLLGPLGREEMYGFVPALAMGGSKRLDRLQRVNAVEHLMFLAQLTEPTVMLDINKEAGRLGL; encoded by the coding sequence ATGATTAGCATGCTGGATGACGATTTCGAGTACTTCTATCAACGTGCCGGCTTCGGTCCGTGCTTGGATGCGGTGAGCCCCAGTCAACATCAGATTGAAAGCTACCGGCGAAAGCTCCCCTCAAAGCTGCTTTCCTACTGGGATACCTACGGGTTCGCAGGGTATGGACAAGGACTGTTTTGGATGACTGATCCCGATGAGTACGCGGAAGTACTCAACGCCTGGATCTATGGCACCAGGTTCTACCGGCAGGACGAGTATTCCGTGGTGGGACGAACGGCGTTCGGAAGGCTGATGGTCTGGGGGAAGCGAACTGGATTCAGCCTTAACATTCATTGCCCACTTGGCATGATCTTTCCACACGAAGACTCGATTGAAATGAGTGACGAGGAAGCGGACTTTCAGGTCGAAACCTGGTTGAGTGGTATGCAAAAGAGCATGCTCGATCTACCGGACGTAGATGAGCGGCCGCTGTTCGAGCGGTGCTTGAGTCTTCTGGGTCCACTGGGGCGCGAAGAAATGTATGGCTTCGTTCCCGCGTTGGCTATGGGAGGATCCAAGCGATTGGATCGGTTGCAGAGAGTCAATGCAGTTGAACATTTGATGTTCCTGGCGCAGCTGACTGAGCCAACGGTAATGCTGGATATCAACAAGGAGGCGGGGCGCCTTGGGCTTTGA
- a CDS encoding alpha/beta hydrolase, translating to MTASRVRLHVEDTGGTGRPVVLIHGWPLSAESWKAQVPVLKDAGYRVVAYDRRGFGRSDKPSDSYEYDTLADDLAGVINDLGLQDVTLVGFSMGGGEVARYIARHGEQRLHSVVFASAVPPYMLKTDDNPEGPLTQAKADEMKQGLERDRDTFFDGFTKDFFSANGELKVSEKERQEAIALCKQSDQTAALGCMKAFGTTDFREDLKKVTVPTLVLHGDSDGTVPYEGSGKRTHAAIAGSEAVVLKDAPHGCNASHAEQFNAALVAFLAK from the coding sequence ATGACTGCTTCCCGCGTTCGCCTGCACGTTGAAGATACCGGCGGTACCGGCCGCCCGGTGGTGTTGATCCACGGCTGGCCGCTGTCTGCCGAATCCTGGAAGGCGCAGGTGCCGGTGCTGAAGGACGCCGGCTACCGCGTGGTGGCCTACGACCGCCGTGGCTTCGGGCGCTCGGACAAGCCGTCCGATAGCTACGAGTACGACACGCTGGCCGACGATCTGGCCGGGGTGATCAACGACCTCGGCCTGCAGGATGTCACGCTGGTGGGCTTCTCGATGGGCGGCGGCGAAGTGGCGCGCTACATCGCCCGCCATGGCGAGCAGCGCTTGCACAGCGTGGTGTTCGCCTCGGCCGTGCCGCCCTACATGCTCAAGACCGATGACAACCCCGAAGGTCCGTTGACCCAGGCCAAGGCCGATGAGATGAAGCAGGGTCTGGAACGCGATCGCGATACGTTCTTCGACGGCTTCACCAAGGACTTCTTCAGCGCCAACGGGGAGCTCAAGGTCAGCGAGAAAGAGCGCCAGGAGGCCATCGCCTTGTGCAAGCAGTCCGACCAGACCGCCGCGCTGGGCTGCATGAAGGCCTTCGGCACCACCGACTTCCGCGAGGACCTGAAGAAGGTCACCGTGCCCACCTTGGTGCTGCACGGCGACAGCGATGGCACGGTGCCGTACGAGGGTTCAGGCAAGCGTACCCACGCGGCCATTGCCGGCAGCGAGGCGGTGGTGTTGAAGGACGCCCCGCACGGCTGCAACGCCAGCCACGCCGAACAGTTCAACGCGGCGTTGGTCGCGTTCCTGGCCAAGTAA
- a CDS encoding transposase encodes MTCDHLPWQPGNAYFFSAHLHRAHTGLLVEHAQALRLAFRVAQQARPFRIDAIVVLPDHLHGVWTLPAGDDDGHRRWTQIQAIFDRHLPGKPPRAVLRRDRSARPLWHSSFREHRILDEDDFHRHVAYVHQNPVKHGHVRDAMEWPYSSIHRTGRQEEAPC; translated from the coding sequence ATGACCTGCGATCACCTCCCTTGGCAGCCTGGCAACGCGTACTTCTTCAGTGCACACCTGCACCGTGCCCACACCGGGTTGCTGGTGGAGCACGCACAGGCATTACGGCTGGCGTTCCGGGTGGCGCAGCAGGCACGGCCGTTCCGCATCGACGCCATCGTGGTGCTGCCCGACCATCTGCATGGCGTGTGGACGCTGCCGGCGGGCGACGATGACGGGCACCGGCGCTGGACACAGATCCAGGCCATCTTCGACCGTCACCTGCCGGGCAAGCCGCCGCGCGCGGTGCTACGTCGCGATCGTTCCGCGCGGCCGCTGTGGCACAGCAGCTTCCGTGAGCATCGCATCCTGGACGAGGACGACTTCCATCGGCACGTGGCCTATGTGCACCAGAACCCGGTAAAGCACGGCCACGTGCGCGATGCAATGGAGTGGCCGTACAGCTCCATCCATCGCACGGGGCGGCAGGAGGAGGCACCATGCTGA
- a CDS encoding PAAR domain-containing protein: MGRTVIVVGDRTSSGGTVLTGSPFTDINGMAIARIGDKAFCPKHNGPFPIITGDTTFLVDGQPLACEGDYIACGCQLVAVKQSTVTVESGGSAAPSARSTAGAAAVPPAGGFVAAGTKAMPAQRAPVKQDILLHYHYGDLDRTPVRGVAYQVMLPDDSIRTGHLDDEGRARIPEVTVGPVQMVQVLFQPDEPDEDNAPILAARARLKAALDAIVVQTRTDMAPEWQQWDQAGNAIRWGLQRGNQALGMGQGTWDYVAGTVETAVDMAVLMYKADRELKEWTRLLLTGDRDGLDRKIAALRATGGKVMDAASEAKELFNLLIEDPGITEMLPSFGVAWWEAVPPDEQERIEARFSSQIMVDVVVSILLAAVTVELGGAGGFGYAAAKAGNTAAGVGKKLLHLMEEVEDAFKGLAKVLKTRKRRQADGNRTPDGGRKIETKRLPKRMPRKKLPCFSPQKLPASKYPEMDRQLKGQEQGLNDMSVEEYLEARKAFDPKNRDRTVSVDARAEYRASIYDKQYRLLRRQRVSPSEAREAAEKHADDTMKVMNALHNPDLVAGGTDRIDDFGDGEVNQTIGRQWKLKKKGETARIEELDAAAAKLPASERGMTKMNGGLERCR; this comes from the coding sequence GTGGGACGCACCGTAATAGTTGTGGGCGATCGCACCAGCAGCGGCGGCACCGTACTCACCGGTTCGCCCTTCACCGACATCAACGGCATGGCCATCGCCCGCATAGGCGACAAAGCCTTCTGCCCCAAACACAACGGCCCATTTCCCATCATCACGGGTGACACCACGTTTCTCGTGGATGGCCAGCCCTTGGCGTGTGAGGGTGACTACATCGCCTGCGGTTGCCAGTTGGTGGCGGTGAAGCAGAGCACGGTAACTGTGGAGTCGGGCGGTAGTGCGGCGCCCAGTGCCCGCAGTACCGCGGGCGCTGCAGCGGTGCCGCCCGCGGGTGGGTTTGTCGCGGCGGGTACCAAGGCCATGCCAGCGCAACGCGCGCCGGTCAAGCAGGACATCCTGCTGCACTACCACTACGGCGACCTCGACCGCACCCCGGTGCGCGGTGTGGCCTACCAGGTGATGCTGCCCGACGACAGCATCCGCACCGGCCACCTGGACGACGAGGGCCGCGCGCGTATACCCGAGGTCACCGTGGGCCCGGTACAGATGGTGCAGGTGCTGTTCCAGCCTGACGAGCCCGACGAAGACAACGCCCCCATCCTGGCCGCACGCGCGCGGCTGAAGGCGGCCCTGGACGCCATCGTAGTGCAGACCCGCACTGACATGGCGCCGGAATGGCAGCAGTGGGACCAGGCCGGCAACGCCATACGCTGGGGCCTGCAGCGCGGCAACCAGGCGCTGGGCATGGGGCAGGGCACGTGGGACTACGTGGCCGGCACCGTGGAAACAGCGGTGGACATGGCCGTGCTCATGTACAAGGCCGACCGCGAGCTCAAAGAGTGGACCCGCCTGCTGCTCACCGGCGACCGCGACGGCCTGGACCGCAAGATCGCCGCCCTGCGCGCCACCGGCGGCAAGGTCATGGACGCCGCCAGTGAGGCCAAGGAGCTGTTCAATCTGCTGATCGAGGACCCCGGCATCACCGAGATGCTGCCGTCCTTCGGCGTGGCCTGGTGGGAGGCGGTACCGCCCGACGAGCAGGAACGTATCGAGGCCCGCTTCAGCTCACAGATCATGGTGGACGTGGTGGTGTCCATCCTGCTGGCCGCCGTCACCGTGGAATTGGGCGGCGCCGGCGGCTTTGGCTATGCTGCGGCCAAGGCGGGCAACACGGCCGCCGGCGTGGGCAAGAAGCTGCTGCACCTGATGGAAGAGGTGGAGGACGCGTTCAAGGGCCTGGCCAAGGTGCTGAAGACGCGCAAGCGACGTCAGGCCGATGGCAACCGCACGCCGGATGGTGGCAGGAAGATCGAGACCAAGCGGTTGCCGAAGCGGATGCCGCGGAAGAAGTTGCCTTGTTTTAGCCCGCAAAAGCTACCTGCCTCGAAGTACCCGGAGATGGACCGGCAGTTGAAGGGTCAGGAGCAGGGACTGAACGATATGAGCGTTGAGGAGTACCTTGAAGCCCGGAAGGCATTCGATCCGAAGAACCGAGACCGAACCGTCTCGGTGGATGCCCGTGCTGAGTACAGGGCCAGTATCTATGACAAGCAGTACCGGCTGCTACGCAGGCAGCGCGTGTCTCCATCTGAAGCTCGTGAAGCAGCGGAGAAGCACGCCGATGACACAATGAAGGTGATGAACGCACTGCATAATCCTGATCTGGTTGCAGGTGGCACGGATAGGATTGATGACTTCGGAGACGGAGAGGTGAACCAGACAATTGGCCGTCAGTGGAAGCTCAAGAAGAAGGGAGAAACCGCTCGCATTGAAGAGTTGGACGCGGCGGCTGCCAAGCTTCCTGCAAGCGAGCGCGGAATGACCAAGATGAATGGCGGATTGGAGCGCTGCAGATGA